One cyanobiont of Ornithocercus magnificus DNA segment encodes these proteins:
- a CDS encoding 2-phosphosulfolactate phosphatase family protein has protein sequence MEITYFHVAADVPPLSEVAEPPQAAVVIDVLRATTTIACALHNGSDGVQTFADLGALHSAATNWPVNSRLLIGERDGRQIDGFDIGNSPVDVTPERVQGRRLFMSTTNGTRALQQVRSVDHLHTAALLNRRAVANRLLKDGHQSVWIVGSGWEGSYALEDSLAAGALAAAVLKTDSSTTIANDELTAALALWEQWRHAPEECLRIASHGQRLAGLGNHDGDFHCCAQVDVLSVVPTQDSLGVLRNG, from the coding sequence ATGGAGATCACTTATTTCCACGTCGCCGCTGATGTCCCGCCTCTGTCCGAAGTGGCAGAGCCCCCCCAAGCAGCAGTCGTAATTGACGTGCTGAGAGCGACTACCACCATTGCCTGTGCACTTCACAACGGATCAGATGGTGTTCAGACCTTTGCTGATCTTGGGGCACTCCACTCTGCAGCGACAAACTGGCCAGTCAACTCAAGGCTACTGATTGGTGAGCGAGATGGCCGCCAGATCGATGGCTTTGACATTGGCAATTCCCCAGTTGACGTAACACCGGAACGAGTCCAAGGTCGACGACTGTTTATGAGTACTACTAATGGTACGCGTGCATTGCAGCAGGTTCGCAGTGTAGATCACCTTCACACTGCTGCATTGTTAAATCGCCGTGCGGTAGCCAACCGCTTGCTTAAAGATGGCCACCAAAGCGTTTGGATTGTCGGTAGTGGGTGGGAGGGCTCATACGCACTTGAGGACTCTCTTGCTGCTGGTGCTTTAGCTGCAGCGGTCTTAAAGACTGATTCTTCGACTACTATAGCCAATGATGAACTTACGGCAGCGCTCGCACTCTGGGAACAGTGGCGGCATGCCCCAGAAGAGTGTCTACGCATAGCAAGTCATGGCCAGCGTCTTGCTGGACTCGGCAATCATGATGGTGATTTCCACTGTTGCGCCCAAGTTGATGTGCTATCTGTGGTACCAACTCAGGACAGCCTGGGCGTTTTGAGAAATGGCTGA